Proteins co-encoded in one Hymenobacter swuensis DY53 genomic window:
- a CDS encoding head GIN domain-containing protein, protein MKAFRFLLPGLLMAIVLLSAFRMADTRETRSVGAFTSVGLGGSMKVVLRQGSPQKVEVQGDAEDLAHLETIVTNNKLRINTKKQSGMSWYNMKGNVTVYVTMPVIKGLSVGGSGTIKAADDIKAANLDLAVSGSGGIQLTSVTADKISSSLSGSGTIQAAGVAPEQAISVSGSGGVQAAKLQSKTCSVSISGSGDCRVQATQLLEASIVGSGEVYVTGNPQVKSSVVGSGRVHRE, encoded by the coding sequence ATGAAAGCCTTTCGTTTCCTGCTGCCGGGCCTGCTCATGGCCATTGTGCTGTTATCTGCTTTCCGTATGGCTGATACTCGCGAAACCCGCTCTGTAGGCGCTTTTACCTCGGTAGGCCTGGGCGGTTCGATGAAGGTGGTGCTGCGCCAGGGCAGCCCGCAGAAAGTAGAAGTACAGGGCGACGCCGAGGACTTGGCCCACCTCGAAACCATCGTCACCAACAACAAGCTGCGCATCAATACCAAAAAGCAAAGCGGCATGAGCTGGTATAACATGAAAGGCAACGTCACGGTGTACGTGACCATGCCCGTCATCAAGGGCCTGTCGGTAGGCGGCTCCGGTACCATCAAGGCGGCCGACGACATTAAAGCGGCTAATCTGGATCTGGCTGTCAGCGGTTCGGGCGGGATTCAGCTCACCAGCGTTACGGCCGATAAAATCAGCTCCTCTCTCTCGGGCTCGGGCACCATTCAGGCGGCGGGGGTAGCCCCGGAACAGGCCATCAGCGTGAGCGGCTCGGGCGGCGTGCAGGCGGCTAAGCTGCAAAGCAAAACCTGCAGCGTGAGCATCAGCGGCTCCGGCGACTGTCGGGTGCAGGCCACGCAACTGCTGGAGGCCAGTATTGTGGGCTCGGGCGAGGTGTATGTGACGGGCAATCCGCAGGTAAAAAGCTCGGTGGTAGGCAGCGGCCGCGTCCACCGCGAATAA
- a CDS encoding PA14 domain-containing protein has protein sequence MQAQPTGCTGTSPGGQPADNGLYAEYFSGYFADDPAFFTDNSHPASLIRTDAQVNFAANNSFGDLLPIAGGAAQDPDRFSLRLRGSLTITTAGDYTFYLTSDDAAYLWLDDNALALPAALSTALIDNGGGHSSLTRSATVTLPAGRHNVLILYGEDCCDNVLVWEYEGPGISRQVVPASVLCTSVVPLPLAPQAITYTPATRALPTGASRNSGVPVVQDGGAAVTEFAVTNAGALPAGITINATTGVLTAAASVAQGTYDVDVAISNANGTSSFRNAFRFLVTAPLPGGCGGPDPAGEPASAGLYAEYFSGYFADDPGFFTTLTPGLVRTDPQVNFAASYSFGNLLPVATGTTQDPDEFSLRLRGSLYLATTGSYTFYLTADDAAYLWLDNNALALPAVRPDALIDNGGYHPATTVAVTVTLGAGLHNVLLLYGDNGLGNSLVLEYESTGLGISRQVVPGTLFCTSVQPLLPPPAALGYSPKSLRLVVGASATSAAPTVTSASAVVEYAITNTADLPTGITINAATGQVTANATVPEDSYQLDIAARNAGGSAVFARSLSVQVVPPAPVGCSGLDAGGRPASSGLYAEFFPGYFNDDPAFFNTTTPAQGRNVEVLDFSSPESWGDLTGAAGGTPEDPDSFSARFKGRIRIAVAGTYTFYLTADDGAFLWLDNAALASTPAIAQALIQNGGQHSETTEQASIYLSAGLHDILVLYGENAAFNSLKLEYASTEAGVARQLTPTAGLCSSSSNAPLPVTLVRFGAQPQDVDVALSWETAQELNSASFEVERSANGQVFEVLGQVAAAGTTTQRQRYTFTDRAPLSGISYYRLRQLDLDGTAHLSGVVVVQWGGAVVTQLRLFPNPSPNGEVTVELTQPTPEATTVEVLDLRGAVVHRQLVPAATHPQEVPLKLRKLPVGIYLLRLITPTGITTRRLMLQ, from the coding sequence GTACGGATGCGCAGGTGAACTTCGCCGCCAACAACAGCTTCGGCGACCTGCTGCCCATAGCGGGCGGCGCTGCCCAAGATCCGGACCGGTTTAGCCTGCGTTTGCGCGGCAGCCTCACTATCACTACCGCCGGAGACTATACCTTTTACCTGACCTCCGATGATGCCGCGTACCTCTGGCTGGATGATAATGCCCTGGCATTGCCTGCGGCTCTTTCTACTGCCCTCATCGACAATGGCGGCGGCCATTCCAGCCTTACTCGCTCAGCTACGGTAACGCTGCCGGCCGGCCGCCACAACGTGCTGATTCTGTACGGGGAGGACTGCTGCGACAATGTACTGGTGTGGGAGTATGAAGGCCCCGGCATTTCCCGGCAGGTAGTGCCCGCCTCGGTACTGTGCACCTCGGTGGTGCCGCTGCCGCTGGCCCCGCAGGCCATTACCTACACCCCGGCTACTAGGGCCCTGCCTACCGGTGCCTCGCGCAACTCCGGCGTGCCGGTGGTGCAGGATGGGGGCGCGGCCGTTACGGAGTTTGCCGTGACCAACGCGGGTGCGCTGCCGGCGGGTATTACTATCAACGCCACTACGGGAGTACTGACGGCGGCGGCTTCCGTGGCCCAGGGGACATATGATGTGGATGTGGCCATCAGCAACGCCAACGGTACCAGTTCTTTTCGGAACGCCTTCCGGTTTCTGGTCACGGCTCCGCTGCCCGGCGGCTGTGGTGGCCCCGACCCCGCCGGCGAGCCAGCCTCAGCGGGCCTGTACGCCGAATATTTCAGCGGCTATTTTGCCGATGATCCGGGATTCTTCACCACCCTCACGCCGGGCTTGGTCCGCACCGATCCTCAGGTGAATTTCGCCGCCAGTTACAGCTTCGGAAACCTGCTGCCCGTAGCCACCGGCACCACCCAGGACCCCGATGAGTTCAGCCTGCGCCTGCGCGGCAGCCTGTACCTGGCCACTACGGGTTCTTATACCTTCTACCTGACGGCCGATGACGCCGCCTACCTCTGGCTGGATAACAATGCGCTGGCACTGCCAGCCGTGCGCCCCGATGCGCTTATCGATAATGGGGGCTACCATCCGGCCACTACCGTAGCGGTTACGGTAACGCTGGGCGCGGGCCTGCATAACGTGCTGCTGCTATACGGTGATAATGGCTTGGGTAACAGCCTAGTGCTGGAGTACGAAAGCACCGGCCTGGGCATCAGCCGGCAGGTGGTGCCCGGTACGCTGTTCTGCACTTCGGTACAGCCTCTGCTGCCGCCCCCGGCCGCCCTGGGCTACTCGCCCAAAAGTCTGCGGCTGGTAGTCGGTGCTTCGGCTACCTCTGCCGCTCCCACGGTTACGAGTGCCTCGGCCGTAGTGGAATACGCCATTACTAACACGGCTGACTTGCCGACGGGCATTACCATCAATGCCGCCACCGGTCAGGTGACGGCCAATGCCACAGTGCCCGAAGACAGCTACCAGCTAGATATAGCTGCGCGTAATGCCGGGGGCAGTGCCGTCTTCGCCCGCTCGTTGTCGGTGCAGGTGGTGCCGCCCGCGCCGGTCGGGTGCTCCGGGCTTGATGCGGGCGGCCGGCCGGCTTCGTCAGGATTATACGCCGAGTTTTTTCCGGGTTACTTCAACGATGATCCGGCCTTTTTTAACACCACTACCCCCGCCCAGGGGCGCAATGTGGAGGTGCTCGATTTCAGCAGCCCCGAAAGCTGGGGCGACCTGACCGGAGCGGCCGGCGGCACCCCCGAAGACCCGGATAGCTTCAGTGCCCGCTTCAAAGGCCGCATCCGGATAGCGGTAGCCGGTACCTATACCTTCTACCTGACCGCCGATGATGGGGCCTTTCTATGGCTGGATAACGCCGCCTTGGCCTCAACCCCGGCCATTGCTCAGGCACTCATTCAGAACGGCGGCCAGCACTCTGAAACCACTGAGCAGGCCAGCATCTATCTCAGCGCCGGCCTGCACGATATTCTGGTGCTATACGGCGAAAATGCAGCTTTCAACAGCCTGAAGCTGGAATACGCCAGTACCGAGGCCGGCGTGGCCCGGCAGCTCACTCCCACAGCCGGTTTGTGCTCCTCCAGCTCCAATGCGCCACTGCCCGTAACGCTGGTCCGGTTTGGGGCCCAGCCCCAGGATGTTGATGTGGCCCTCAGCTGGGAAACGGCTCAGGAGCTGAACAGTGCGTCGTTTGAGGTAGAACGCTCCGCCAACGGACAAGTATTTGAGGTACTTGGCCAGGTAGCCGCGGCCGGCACCACTACCCAGCGTCAACGCTACACGTTTACTGACCGCGCCCCGTTGTCGGGCATCAGTTACTACCGGCTGCGTCAGCTCGATCTGGATGGCACGGCCCACCTTTCCGGCGTGGTGGTGGTGCAGTGGGGCGGGGCCGTGGTGACGCAGCTGCGGCTGTTCCCGAACCCCAGTCCCAACGGTGAGGTGACAGTGGAGCTGACCCAGCCTACCCCCGAAGCCACCACCGTGGAAGTCTTGGATCTGCGCGGGGCAGTGGTCCACCGCCAACTAGTGCCGGCCGCCACCCACCCCCAGGAAGTGCCCCTGAAGCTGCGCAAATTGCCCGTGGGCATCTACCTCCTGCGCCTGATAACTCCCACGGGCATTACCACCCGCCGGCTGATGCTGCAATAA